A single Parabacteroides timonensis DNA region contains:
- the gltX gene encoding glutamate--tRNA ligase, whose amino-acid sequence MTQRKVRVRFAPSPTGALHIGGVRTALYNYLFAKQNGGDLILRIEDTDSGRFVPGAEAYIIEALTWLGIKFDEGVNFGGDQGPYRQSERREIYKQYVDQLLNDGLAYIAFDTPEELDAKRKEIANFQYDASTRLQMRNSLTLSAEETKALIDAGNQYVVRVKIEPNEDIHVNDIIRGEVIINSSILDDKVLYKSADQLPTYHLANIVDDHLMEVTHVIRGEEWLPSAPLHVLLYRYFGWTETMPQFAHLALLLKPEGNGKLSKRDGDRLGFPVFPLEWHDPKTGDISSGYRESGYLPEAVVNFLALLGWNPGNDQEMMNMDELIKYFDLTRCSKAGAKFDYEKGKWFNHQYIQKKDNKEVAALFMPILESHGVKAEPAYVEKVVGMMKDRVSFIKELWDVCAFFFVAPTEYDEKTTKKRWKADSAAQLTELIEVLRPREPFDIEGTEEEVKAWIESKGYHLGNIMNATRLALVGEGKGPHIFDITEALGKEESIRRIERAIEVLK is encoded by the coding sequence ATGACTCAAAGGAAAGTTAGAGTCCGTTTTGCACCCAGCCCGACAGGGGCGCTGCATATCGGCGGTGTTCGTACAGCTTTATACAATTATTTATTTGCCAAACAAAATGGCGGTGATCTTATTCTCCGTATTGAAGATACCGATTCCGGGCGGTTTGTTCCCGGCGCAGAAGCCTATATCATTGAAGCCCTTACCTGGTTAGGTATCAAGTTCGATGAAGGTGTGAACTTTGGTGGTGATCAGGGACCTTATCGTCAGAGCGAAAGAAGAGAAATATACAAACAGTATGTTGATCAGTTGCTGAATGATGGCTTGGCTTACATTGCATTTGACACCCCCGAAGAACTGGATGCTAAACGTAAAGAGATCGCAAACTTCCAATATGATGCATCCACACGTCTTCAGATGCGTAACTCGCTGACTCTTTCTGCTGAAGAAACAAAAGCATTGATCGATGCCGGAAATCAGTATGTAGTCCGTGTAAAGATCGAACCGAATGAAGATATTCATGTAAACGATATCATCCGTGGAGAAGTTATAATCAATTCCTCTATATTAGATGATAAAGTTTTATATAAATCGGCTGACCAGTTGCCGACCTATCACCTGGCAAATATCGTAGACGACCATTTGATGGAAGTCACTCATGTGATCCGTGGTGAAGAATGGTTGCCGAGTGCACCGCTTCACGTATTGCTGTACCGTTATTTCGGCTGGACTGAAACAATGCCGCAGTTTGCTCACCTGGCCCTGTTGTTGAAACCGGAAGGAAATGGTAAGCTGAGTAAACGTGACGGTGACCGTCTGGGATTCCCTGTCTTCCCGTTGGAATGGCATGATCCGAAAACCGGTGATATCTCTTCAGGATACCGCGAGAGTGGTTATCTGCCCGAAGCAGTTGTAAACTTCCTGGCTTTATTAGGATGGAATCCGGGTAACGACCAGGAAATGATGAATATGGATGAACTGATCAAATATTTCGATCTTACCCGTTGCAGCAAGGCCGGTGCCAAGTTCGATTATGAAAAGGGAAAATGGTTCAACCACCAATATATCCAGAAAAAGGATAATAAAGAAGTAGCCGCATTGTTCATGCCTATCCTTGAAAGTCACGGTGTAAAAGCCGAACCTGCTTATGTGGAAAAGGTTGTCGGAATGATGAAAGACCGTGTATCTTTTATTAAAGAATTATGGGATGTTTGTGCATTCTTCTTTGTTGCTCCGACCGAATATGACGAGAAAACAACCAAGAAACGCTGGAAGGCTGATTCTGCAGCTCAGTTGACTGAGTTGATCGAAGTGCTTCGCCCCCGTGAACCGTTCGATATCGAAGGAACGGAAGAAGAGGTAAAGGCCTGGATCGAAAGTAAAGGATACCATTTAGGTAACATCATGAATGCTACCCGTCTGGCTCTGGTCGGTGAAGGAAAAGGTCCTCATATTTTTGATATTACTGAAGCATTGGGAAAAGAAGAATCTATTCGTCGTATCGAAAGAGCGATTGAAGTGCTAAAATAA